The DNA region GGCGCCTCGGGCGCGGGCTCCGGTTCGGCCGGGGCTGGGGGGACGCCCGCCGCGGGCTGCTCCGATTCCGCCCGCTTGCTCCGGAGGGCGACGAAGACGACGAAGGTGAAGAACAGCACCGCCAGGACGATGCCGAAAATCTGAACGGAATCCATGGGTTTCCTCCTCAACGAAAAAGGGGTGCGCTTCGCAAGTCGGCGCGGTGGGGAGCCCCGCACCCGTAACGTCGGGCGAGGTGAAGGGTCGGCAGCGGGTTCGAGAGCGCGGGTGTGAAGGCCGGTGCGGCGGCGCACGGCTCCCCGCGCGCTGCTCCGGGGGGGGCGGACGGAGGGCGGCAGAGGGGGCGGCAGGGGGCCTGGAGGGGTTCACGGCGTCCGGTCGGCCCACCGGGGGCGCTGCCTCGCTTCTGCGGGAATAAATAAAGCCCGGGACTGAGCCTGCCCGTGAAAACCGGGGGGTGAATACGCCGCGGGGCGCGTCGGCGTGCATGAGGCCTCCGAGGACCCTGCCCTCGCGCCCTGCCGGGTTCCCGACGGGGAACACCGGCCGGCACCGGGGGACTCCGGTCCTGCGGGGACGGCCCGACCACCGCGGTTGGCCTGTGACGTCGCTCGACGGTCACACCCTTGGCGTTTCAGATGCCGGACGAATGATCCGTGCATCGACAGATCGATTCTAGCGTACTTAAATTCCGGGTGTCAACGAATTCCGACTGCGGTTCTTCACGTGCAAAGTCGTAAAACGCCGGAAATCCATCGGGGAAGTGTCTGCAAGGCCTTTGGTTGAGCCATCGCCCGGGGGGCGATGGCCGTTTGGGGGGCGTCAGCGCGGGGCGGCGAGGGCGCGGAAGGCGTCGCGGGCGTCCGCGGTGCCCATGACGGCCGCCTTGTCCCCTTCCCGGAGGACGAAGTGGGCGTCCGGGTTCGGGAGCATGGCTCCCTCGCGCAGGACGCCCACCACCGAGGCGCCGGTGAGCTTTCGGACCTCCGCCTCGCCGATGGAGCGCCCGGCGAGCGTGCTGCCGGGGTCCAGGCAGACCCATTCCAACTCCAGCCCGGTGCCGGCGCCGTGGAGGAGGCTCAGCAGCCGGGCCGGCTCGGCCTGCTCCGAGAGTGAGGCGTAGAGGTCGCGGCGGACGGCGTCGGCGTAGCGCTGGATCTCCACCGGGTCGACCCTCAGGTGCAGCAGGGCCTGCCGGGCCATCTCCAGTCCGGTCTCGTACTCCGGGACCACGGCCTCGAGAATGCCGAGGTCCCGGAAGTCGGCCAGGGCTTCCGGGTCCGACACCCGGGCGACCACGTCGAGCCCCGGGTTCAGCCGTCTCGCCTCGGCGGCCGCGGCCCGGGCGGCCACGATGTTGGGAAGGGTCACCAGGAAGAGACTGGCTTCGCGGACCCCGGCGGCTTCCAGCACGGTCTCCCGCGAGGCGTCGCCGAAGACGGCGGGGTGCCCTCCGTCGCGGGCCGCCTGGAAGCGGAGCTGGTTCAGTTCCACCAGCACGAAGCGGAGGTCCAGGCGCTGCAGGACGCGGGCGATCTGGGACCCGGTCCGGCCCGCGCCGGCGATGACCACGTGGCCGTGGAGACCGGTCCGGGGCAGGTTGACCGTTTCCAGGGGCTCGTGCCGGAAGCGGCGCTTCCGGATGGCGTAGAGCCGGGAAGTCAGGCCCGAGACCAGGGGTGTGAGGACCATGGTGACGACGGCGGCCGTCAGGATCCGGGAGAAGAGGTCGGCGTCGATGGACCGGGAGGCGACGCCCACCCGGGCCAGAACGAAGGCGAACTCGCCGATCTGGAAGAGCCCGAGCCCGACGGCCAGCGGCACGACGTTCCCGTAGCCGAAGAGGCGGCTCAGCGCGGCGAAGATGACGCCTTTGCCCAGGCTCACCATGAGGACGAGAAGCAGGATGGACCCCAGGTTGTCCAGCAGGAAGCGGGGGTCGAGCAGCATGCCCACGGAGGAGAAGAACAGCAGTCCGAAGAGGTCCCGCACCGGGATGATGTCGGCGAGGGCCTGGTGGCCGTAGTCCGACTCGCTCAGCACCATCCCCGCCACGAAGGCCCCGAAGGCGAAGGAGAGCCCCGACAGCCAGGTGAGGTAACCCGTCCCCAGCCCGATGGCGGTGATGGCCAGGAGGAAAAGCTCCCGGGAGCCGCAGGCCGCGATCTCCTTGAGCAGGCGCGGGAGCAGCCGGGCCCCGAAGAGGAGCATGCCGGCGATGAAGGCCGCGGCTTTGACGGCGGCGTACCCCAGGTCGAGCATCCCCAGGGAGGGGTCGTTCAGCTTGGGCAGGATGACCAGCATGGGGACCACCGCCAGGTCCTGGACGATGAGCATGCCGATCATGACCTTGCTGGAGAGGGTGCCCATCCAGCCCTGGGACTCCAGGGTCTTGAGAAGCACCATGGTGCTGGAGAGGGAAATCAGGGCGCCCAGCCACAGGGAGCGCTTCCAGTCCCAGCCCCAGGCGAGGCCGACGGCCATCCCCAGGCCGACGGTGGCCGCGATCTGGATCGGGGTGCCCAGCAGCGCGATCCGGCGCACCGGCCGGAGCTTCTTCAGGTTGAACTCGAGCCCGAGGGCGAAGAGGAGCAGGGCCACGCCGATCTCGGCCAGCAGTTCGATGTCGTGGACCTTCGAGACCGTCAGGCCGCCGGTGTGGGGCCCCAGCAGGACCCCGGCGAGGACGTAGCCCAGGATCAGGGGCTGTCCCAGGCGGCGGAACACCAGCCCGCACAGGAACGCGAACAGCACGAGCAGGATGATGTCGGTGGCGATGCCCATCCGGTTGATTCCCGTTTGCGCCCTTTCACCGGCGGTTGCGTACGAGCCATATGAAATACTCGTGATTTCCGGTGGTCAGGACGGTCTCGCCGTTGGCCATGTCGAAACAGTACACCTCGAAGAAGTCCTGGACGAAGGTCGTGATCGTCCAGTATCTTTCGGGCTGCACATTGAGGAAGAAGTACATGTTGTCACTGCGGACCGCCTCGTCTCCGTGAGCCAGCCCGCGGAGTTCGTACACGGTCGGCAGGCGCCATTCCCCGCTCCTGGAGCCATCCTTCAGAGAATGAGAATTCGCCGCGATGCGGCTGGGGATGCTCAGGGCACAGTCTGGGTATTCCCCCGGGAGCCAGATAACCCTCATGGGCACAAAACTTGCGTCCTTCAGCCACACCAGCCCCGTGCTCATGTCCGTGACCGTGCCGTCGCCGTTGTCGCACCAGCGGCCCCCCGGGCTGAGCGTACCGTTGCAGGTGAAGCAGCCGGAAGCCCCCCCGGCCCGGGGGCCGGAGGCTGCAGGGTCGATACTCCAGGACGTGTTTCCTTCCCGAACATCCGCCGCCGGCGAATCCGGCGGCCCGCCCGCCACCCCCACCCAGAAGGCCCCGAGGATCACCCCCAGGGC from Acidobacteriota bacterium includes:
- a CDS encoding cation:proton antiporter, whose protein sequence is MGIATDIILLVLFAFLCGLVFRRLGQPLILGYVLAGVLLGPHTGGLTVSKVHDIELLAEIGVALLLFALGLEFNLKKLRPVRRIALLGTPIQIAATVGLGMAVGLAWGWDWKRSLWLGALISLSSTMVLLKTLESQGWMGTLSSKVMIGMLIVQDLAVVPMLVILPKLNDPSLGMLDLGYAAVKAAAFIAGMLLFGARLLPRLLKEIAACGSRELFLLAITAIGLGTGYLTWLSGLSFAFGAFVAGMVLSESDYGHQALADIIPVRDLFGLLFFSSVGMLLDPRFLLDNLGSILLLVLMVSLGKGVIFAALSRLFGYGNVVPLAVGLGLFQIGEFAFVLARVGVASRSIDADLFSRILTAAVVTMVLTPLVSGLTSRLYAIRKRRFRHEPLETVNLPRTGLHGHVVIAGAGRTGSQIARVLQRLDLRFVLVELNQLRFQAARDGGHPAVFGDASRETVLEAAGVREASLFLVTLPNIVAARAAAAEARRLNPGLDVVARVSDPEALADFRDLGILEAVVPEYETGLEMARQALLHLRVDPVEIQRYADAVRRDLYASLSEQAEPARLLSLLHGAGTGLELEWVCLDPGSTLAGRSIGEAEVRKLTGASVVGVLREGAMLPNPDAHFVLREGDKAAVMGTADARDAFRALAAPR
- a CDS encoding DUF1566 domain-containing protein; the protein is MKKTLCFVRGLALGVILGAFWVGVAGGPPDSPAADVREGNTSWSIDPAASGPRAGGASGCFTCNGTLSPGGRWCDNGDGTVTDMSTGLVWLKDASFVPMRVIWLPGEYPDCALSIPSRIAANSHSLKDGSRSGEWRLPTVYELRGLAHGDEAVRSDNMYFFLNVQPERYWTITTFVQDFFEVYCFDMANGETVLTTGNHEYFIWLVRNRR